In Brucella melitensis bv. 1 str. 16M, a genomic segment contains:
- a CDS encoding CidA/LrgA family protein: MNAPRKAHDLKIRLRYALHNSRLMQIATLVGFWLAGEAVVRLAGLPLPGGIVGMALVLALLLSGRISLFSMKRGAEWFLAEMLLFFIPAVLAILEHRELIGMLGLKIMAVILLGTLTVMSVTALTVDLCYRWSLRYAAR, encoded by the coding sequence ATGAACGCCCCCCGCAAAGCCCATGACCTGAAGATCCGCTTGCGCTATGCGCTGCACAACAGCCGTTTGATGCAGATTGCAACGCTGGTCGGCTTCTGGCTGGCGGGTGAGGCGGTCGTGCGGCTTGCCGGTTTGCCGCTGCCGGGCGGCATTGTGGGCATGGCGCTGGTTCTGGCCCTGCTTCTTAGCGGTCGCATCAGCCTTTTCAGCATGAAGCGCGGCGCGGAATGGTTTCTGGCCGAAATGCTGCTCTTCTTTATCCCGGCGGTTCTGGCGATCCTTGAACATCGCGAGCTGATCGGAATGCTGGGACTCAAGATCATGGCGGTCATCCTGCTCGGCACGCTCACGGTCATGAGCGTTACCGCGCTGACGGTGGACCTCTGCTACCGCTGGAGCCTGCGTTATGCTGCCCGGTGA
- a CDS encoding LysR family transcriptional regulator, whose protein sequence is MNLRSFQAFAEVVRQGGFSAAARTINATQSTVSKAVKQLEEELQLVLLDRAVSPPRLTAAGEIVYRRARAMLTEKDDMLAELGELRGLKRGLLRLGLPPIGSSVLFAPVFAAYTSLYPDIDIQLVEHGSKRLEELLLAGDVELAASLLPVEESFAWQDVRCEPVVALLPASHPVSDDDGVTLREIANLPFILFESGFALNHIILSACQRHGFSPNVAVRSSQIDFIVELVAAGIGIGFLPQMIAKQRHHPGVCIHRVKDADVNWRMAFVWRKGAFLSHAARAWLALCEGTFTPAKA, encoded by the coding sequence ATGAATTTGAGAAGCTTTCAGGCCTTTGCGGAAGTGGTGCGACAAGGCGGTTTTTCCGCAGCAGCGCGCACCATCAATGCGACCCAATCCACCGTCAGCAAAGCGGTTAAGCAGCTTGAGGAAGAGCTGCAACTGGTTCTTCTCGACCGGGCCGTATCCCCGCCGCGCCTCACTGCGGCTGGCGAAATCGTCTATCGCCGCGCACGAGCAATGCTGACGGAAAAAGATGACATGCTGGCCGAACTGGGCGAATTGCGTGGTTTGAAGCGCGGCCTGTTGCGTCTGGGCCTGCCGCCGATCGGATCCAGTGTTCTGTTCGCGCCAGTTTTTGCCGCCTATACGAGCCTTTATCCCGATATCGACATCCAGCTTGTCGAACATGGCAGCAAGCGGCTGGAGGAGCTTCTTCTGGCGGGCGATGTGGAACTGGCGGCTTCGCTCCTGCCGGTGGAGGAGAGCTTCGCATGGCAGGATGTGCGCTGCGAACCGGTGGTGGCGCTGCTGCCCGCAAGCCACCCCGTCTCGGACGATGACGGCGTGACACTGCGCGAGATCGCCAACCTACCCTTCATTCTTTTTGAAAGCGGCTTTGCGCTCAATCACATTATTTTGAGCGCCTGCCAGCGGCATGGGTTTTCACCCAATGTCGCCGTACGATCCAGCCAGATCGATTTCATCGTGGAGCTTGTCGCAGCCGGCATAGGGATCGGTTTTCTGCCGCAGATGATCGCCAAACAGCGCCACCATCCGGGTGTGTGCATCCACCGGGTCAAGGATGCGGATGTGAACTGGCGCATGGCTTTCGTCTGGCGCAAGGGCGCGTTTCTCTCCCATGCCGCACGCGCCTGGCTTGCGCTGTGCGAAGGCACATTCACCCCTGCAAAAGCTTGA
- a CDS encoding alpha/beta hydrolase: MDLRRIVLRFAPALLVCFSLLAGCASRPEGVLVPIGETVPQASEVNLLVATTRAPSGNPGTLFSGERGKKISLTDIIVSIPPDRNRKVGEVQWPKRLPPNPLKDFATVAVEPLHGDAAAQHWINTHLPRTKRVMIFIRGFNNTFEDSVYRFAQIVHDSGADVAPIIFTWPSRASVFDYNYDKESTNYSRDALEHVLRVVANDPQVRDVTIMAHSMGAWLAMEALRQMAIRDRRVNAKITDVILASPDIDVDVFGKQFQAMGSHHPRFTLFTSRDDKALALSRRISGNIDRLGQIDPSVEPYRSKLEKAGIVVIDLTQLKAGDRLNHSKFASSPEVVQLIGRRLVAGQTITDSEIGIGDRLGAVALGTAQGVGSAASLVVTAPIAVFDPRTRRTYDEQIDRFGRAVGNTVGAVIMP; the protein is encoded by the coding sequence TTGGATTTGCGGCGCATTGTTCTTCGGTTTGCCCCTGCATTGCTGGTTTGTTTTTCCCTGCTTGCGGGTTGTGCCAGCCGTCCTGAAGGTGTGCTGGTGCCTATCGGCGAAACCGTGCCGCAGGCTTCCGAAGTCAATCTTCTTGTTGCCACCACCCGTGCGCCTTCGGGCAATCCGGGAACGCTTTTCTCTGGCGAACGAGGTAAAAAAATCTCGCTCACGGACATCATCGTTTCCATTCCGCCCGACAGGAACCGCAAGGTGGGCGAAGTGCAATGGCCGAAGCGCCTGCCGCCTAATCCGTTAAAGGATTTCGCCACGGTCGCCGTCGAGCCGCTTCACGGTGATGCTGCCGCGCAGCACTGGATCAACACGCATCTGCCCCGGACGAAGCGCGTGATGATCTTTATCCGCGGCTTCAACAATACATTCGAGGATTCGGTCTATCGCTTCGCGCAGATCGTGCATGATTCCGGGGCCGATGTTGCGCCGATCATCTTCACATGGCCCTCGCGCGCCAGTGTTTTCGATTATAATTACGACAAGGAAAGCACGAATTATTCCCGCGATGCGCTGGAACATGTGCTGCGCGTGGTCGCCAACGATCCGCAGGTGCGCGACGTCACCATCATGGCCCATTCCATGGGAGCCTGGCTGGCGATGGAGGCGCTGCGCCAGATGGCGATCCGTGACAGGCGCGTTAATGCCAAGATCACCGATGTCATTCTGGCTTCGCCCGATATCGATGTAGATGTGTTCGGCAAACAGTTTCAGGCCATGGGCAGCCATCATCCGCGCTTCACGCTCTTCACCTCGCGTGACGACAAGGCGCTTGCGTTGTCGCGGCGCATTTCCGGCAATATCGACCGTCTTGGCCAGATCGACCCGTCCGTCGAACCCTATCGCTCCAAGCTGGAAAAGGCTGGCATCGTGGTCATTGATCTTACACAGCTCAAGGCGGGTGACAGGCTGAACCATAGCAAGTTCGCCTCAAGCCCGGAAGTGGTGCAACTCATCGGCAGGCGTCTTGTGGCGGGGCAAACCATCACCGATTCCGAAATCGGCATTGGCGATCGGCTGGGGGCTGTGGCGCTCGGCACTGCGCAGGGCGTGGGCAGTGCGGCTTCGCTGGTGGTGACGGCTCCGATTGCGGTTTTCGATCCGAGAACGCGGCGTACCTATGATGAGCAGATCGATCGTTTCGGCCGTGCTGTCGGCAATACGGTCGGCGCGGTGATCATGCCTTAG
- the panC gene encoding pantoate--beta-alanine ligase — protein MQIIHTIEELRQALAPARQQGKKIGFVPTMGYLHKGHLELVRRARVENDVTLVSIFVNPLQFGANEDLGRYPRDLERDAGLLHDAQVDYLFAPTVSDMYPRPMQTVVDVPPLGNQMEGEARPGHFAGVATVVSKLFNIVGPDAAYFGEKDFQQLVIIRRMVDDMAIPVRIVGVETVREDDGLACSSRNVYLTPEQRRAAIIVPQALDEADRLYRSGMDDPDALEAAIRTFIGRQPLAVPEVIAIRDPETLERLPALQGRPILVALFVRVGATRLLDNRVIGHAAPQITQERAA, from the coding sequence ATGCAGATCATCCACACCATCGAGGAATTGCGCCAGGCGCTTGCGCCTGCCAGGCAGCAGGGCAAAAAGATCGGCTTCGTGCCGACTATGGGTTATCTCCATAAGGGCCATCTGGAGCTTGTGCGCCGCGCGCGCGTGGAAAACGATGTGACGCTGGTGTCGATCTTCGTCAACCCACTGCAATTTGGCGCGAATGAAGACCTCGGCAGATATCCCCGTGATCTGGAGCGCGACGCCGGCCTTTTGCATGACGCGCAGGTGGATTATCTTTTTGCGCCTACGGTGAGCGATATGTATCCTCGTCCCATGCAGACAGTGGTGGACGTGCCCCCGCTTGGCAACCAGATGGAAGGTGAGGCGCGCCCCGGCCATTTTGCCGGTGTTGCAACGGTGGTGAGCAAGCTATTCAACATCGTCGGGCCGGATGCAGCCTATTTCGGCGAGAAGGACTTCCAGCAGCTCGTCATCATCCGCCGTATGGTGGACGACATGGCCATTCCGGTGCGCATCGTCGGTGTTGAAACCGTGCGCGAGGATGACGGGCTCGCCTGTTCGTCGCGCAATGTCTACCTGACGCCCGAACAGCGCCGCGCCGCCATCATCGTCCCGCAGGCGCTTGATGAGGCTGACCGGCTCTACCGTTCAGGCATGGATGACCCGGATGCGCTGGAAGCAGCCATTCGCACATTCATCGGCAGGCAACCGCTGGCCGTGCCCGAAGTGATTGCGATCCGCGATCCCGAAACGCTGGAGCGGCTGCCCGCCCTGCAGGGAAGGCCGATCCTCGTTGCGCTTTTCGTGCGTGTGGGGGCGACGCGGCTTCTGGATAATCGTGTGATCGGACATGCGGCGCCACAGATCACACAGGAAAGGGCAGCCTGA
- a CDS encoding trans-3-hydroxy-L-proline dehydratase gives MRSTKVIHIVGCHAEGEVGDVIVGGVAPPPGETVWEQSRFIANDETLRNFVLNKPRGGVFRHVNLLVPPKDPRAQMGFIIMEPADTPPMSGSNSICVSTVLLDSGIIAMQEPVTHMVLEAPGGIIEVEAECRNGKAERISVRNVPSFADRLDAPLDVTGLGTIMVDTAYGGDSFVIVDAAQIGMKIEPGQARELAEIGVKITKAANEQLGFRHPERDWRHISFCQITEPVTREGDVLTGVNTVAIRPAKFDRSPTGTGCSARMAVLHAKGQMKAGERFIGKSVLGTEFHCRLDKVLELGGKPAISPIISGRAWVTGTSQLMLDPSDPFPHGYRLSDTWPRDE, from the coding sequence ATGCGCAGCACCAAGGTCATTCATATTGTCGGCTGTCATGCGGAGGGAGAAGTTGGCGATGTCATCGTCGGCGGTGTCGCCCCGCCACCCGGTGAAACCGTATGGGAACAGTCGCGCTTCATCGCCAATGACGAAACCTTGCGCAATTTTGTGCTGAACAAACCGCGCGGCGGTGTATTCCGTCATGTCAATCTGCTGGTGCCGCCGAAAGATCCGCGCGCGCAGATGGGCTTCATCATCATGGAACCCGCCGATACGCCGCCCATGTCGGGCTCGAATTCCATCTGTGTTTCGACCGTCTTGCTCGACAGCGGCATCATTGCGATGCAGGAGCCAGTGACGCACATGGTGCTGGAAGCGCCGGGCGGGATCATCGAGGTGGAAGCCGAATGCCGCAATGGCAAGGCCGAACGCATCAGCGTGCGCAATGTGCCCTCCTTCGCGGACCGGCTGGATGCGCCGCTTGACGTCACGGGACTTGGCACGATCATGGTCGATACTGCCTATGGCGGCGACAGTTTCGTCATTGTTGACGCGGCTCAGATCGGCATGAAAATCGAGCCGGGTCAGGCGCGTGAACTTGCCGAAATCGGGGTGAAAATCACCAAAGCCGCCAATGAACAGCTTGGTTTTCGCCACCCGGAGAGGGACTGGCGCCATATTTCCTTTTGCCAGATCACCGAGCCGGTGACGCGCGAAGGTGATGTGCTGACGGGCGTGAACACCGTCGCCATCCGCCCGGCCAAGTTCGACCGCTCGCCAACCGGCACCGGCTGCTCGGCACGCATGGCCGTGCTGCACGCCAAGGGGCAGATGAAGGCTGGCGAACGCTTTATCGGCAAGTCCGTGCTGGGCACGGAGTTTCATTGCCGGCTGGACAAGGTGCTGGAATTGGGCGGCAAACCCGCCATCAGCCCGATCATTTCCGGTCGCGCCTGGGTGACGGGAACCTCGCAGCTCATGCTTGATCCGAGCGACCCGTTTCCGCATGGATACCGTCTCTCGGACACCTGGCCCCGGGACGAATGA
- a CDS encoding MATE family efflux transporter translates to MDGTFDAGFREPTISKANRWGREMVVALKLGWPLIFTNLSQAALTATDVIFIGRLGADTLASALLATSFYHTLMIFSMGLVSAVMPMIAIALGKNRHSVRDVRRTVRQGFWSAIMIVIPLWVVLWHCEEIFLFLGQRPDIAARSTDFMHTLQWALLPYLFYIVLRSFFAAMEKPMWTLLVAALAIGFNALAGWTLIFGHFGFAPMGLHGAGMATTASSTMMFLGLAFITLRHPRFRRYHLFGRFWRPDWPRLIELWRIGLPMALTFVFETSIFYAAVVMMGRIGPTAMAAHAVAIQIASLSFMVPLGFGQVATVRVGRAYGRGDPKAIAYAGWSAYALGVGFMALMGILMVLMPRVFIGIFLNLNDPQNLPVMELAVTFLALAALFQIVDGAQAVAAGMLRGLRDTRIPMLLALFGYWGVGLPLGAVLAFQFGMGGVGIWLGLAAGLGMVAVLMTIRWRRHLAHVSAVAAA, encoded by the coding sequence ATGGACGGAACATTTGACGCGGGCTTTCGCGAGCCAACGATATCGAAGGCGAACCGCTGGGGCAGGGAGATGGTGGTTGCGCTGAAGCTCGGCTGGCCGCTGATCTTCACCAATCTCTCGCAGGCGGCCCTCACCGCCACCGATGTGATCTTCATCGGGCGTCTGGGGGCGGACACACTGGCTTCCGCCCTGCTTGCGACGAGTTTCTATCACACGCTGATGATCTTTTCGATGGGCCTTGTCTCGGCCGTCATGCCGATGATCGCCATCGCGCTCGGCAAGAACCGCCATTCCGTGCGCGATGTGCGCCGCACGGTGCGGCAGGGCTTCTGGTCGGCGATCATGATCGTGATCCCTCTCTGGGTGGTGCTGTGGCACTGTGAGGAGATTTTCCTCTTCCTCGGCCAGCGCCCGGATATTGCCGCGCGCTCGACCGACTTCATGCACACGCTGCAATGGGCGCTGCTGCCCTATCTCTTCTATATCGTCCTGCGGTCTTTCTTCGCGGCAATGGAAAAGCCCATGTGGACGCTGCTCGTGGCGGCGCTTGCCATTGGCTTCAATGCACTTGCGGGCTGGACGCTGATCTTCGGCCATTTCGGCTTTGCGCCGATGGGGCTGCATGGTGCGGGCATGGCGACAACGGCATCCAGCACGATGATGTTCCTCGGCCTTGCCTTCATCACGCTGCGTCATCCCCGCTTCCGCCGTTATCACCTGTTCGGTCGCTTCTGGCGCCCCGACTGGCCGCGCCTGATCGAGCTTTGGCGCATCGGCCTGCCCATGGCGCTGACCTTCGTGTTTGAAACCTCGATCTTCTATGCCGCCGTGGTGATGATGGGCCGCATCGGGCCGACCGCCATGGCCGCCCATGCGGTGGCGATCCAGATTGCATCGCTCAGTTTCATGGTTCCACTCGGCTTCGGGCAGGTGGCCACGGTGCGTGTAGGGCGGGCCTATGGCAGGGGTGATCCGAAAGCCATTGCTTATGCGGGCTGGAGCGCCTATGCGCTCGGCGTCGGCTTCATGGCGTTGATGGGCATCCTGATGGTTCTCATGCCACGGGTCTTCATCGGCATCTTCCTGAACCTCAACGATCCGCAAAATCTGCCGGTCATGGAACTTGCCGTGACATTCCTTGCGCTTGCAGCCCTGTTCCAGATCGTGGACGGCGCACAGGCTGTGGCGGCGGGCATGTTGCGCGGCTTGCGCGATACGCGCATTCCGATGTTGCTTGCCCTTTTCGGCTATTGGGGTGTCGGCTTGCCGCTCGGCGCGGTTCTGGCCTTCCAGTTCGGAATGGGGGGCGTCGGCATCTGGCTTGGCCTTGCGGCGGGGCTTGGCATGGTGGCCGTGCTGATGACGATACGCTGGCGCCGGCATCTGGCACATGTCTCGGCCGTTGCCGCGGCGTAA
- the panB gene encoding 3-methyl-2-oxobutanoate hydroxymethyltransferase, producing the protein MSAPVTRKRLTPKVIQAMKGECPIVSLTAYTTPVARLLDPHCDLLLVGDSLGMVLYGMESTLAVTLDMMIMHGQAVMRGTSHACVIVDMPFGSYQESKEQAFRNAARVMQETGCDGVKLEGGEEMAETVAFLVRRGIPVFGHVGLMPQQVNTVGGFRSLGRGDDEAGKIRRDAQAIAQAGAFAVVIEGTVEPLAREITALIDIPTVGIGASSACDGQVLVSDDMLGLFQDFTPRFVKRFAHLAPQVSQAAEAYAEEVRARRFPGPEHVFGAKPGA; encoded by the coding sequence ATGAGTGCACCCGTAACCCGCAAACGGCTGACGCCGAAGGTTATTCAGGCGATGAAGGGCGAGTGTCCCATCGTCAGCCTCACCGCTTATACGACGCCGGTTGCGCGTCTGCTCGACCCGCATTGCGACCTGCTTCTGGTGGGGGATTCGCTTGGCATGGTACTTTACGGCATGGAGTCCACCCTTGCCGTCACGCTCGACATGATGATCATGCATGGGCAGGCGGTCATGCGCGGTACAAGCCATGCCTGCGTGATCGTGGATATGCCTTTCGGCTCCTATCAGGAATCGAAGGAGCAGGCCTTCCGCAATGCCGCCCGTGTGATGCAGGAAACGGGCTGTGACGGCGTGAAGCTGGAAGGCGGCGAGGAAATGGCCGAAACGGTGGCCTTTCTCGTCCGGCGCGGCATTCCGGTCTTCGGCCATGTCGGGCTGATGCCGCAGCAGGTGAATACGGTCGGCGGGTTTCGTTCGCTGGGGCGCGGCGACGATGAAGCCGGCAAGATACGCCGCGACGCGCAAGCCATTGCCCAAGCGGGTGCTTTCGCGGTGGTCATCGAAGGCACGGTCGAGCCGCTTGCGCGCGAAATAACGGCCTTGATCGATATTCCGACCGTCGGTATCGGCGCTTCATCCGCCTGCGACGGGCAGGTTCTGGTTTCGGATGACATGCTGGGCCTGTTCCAGGATTTCACGCCGCGTTTCGTCAAGCGTTTTGCGCATCTGGCGCCGCAGGTGTCGCAAGCGGCCGAAGCCTATGCCGAAGAGGTGCGCGCGCGCAGATTTCCCGGCCCGGAACATGTTTTCGGGGCCAAGCCCGGAGCGTGA
- a CDS encoding ferredoxin--NADP reductase, which yields MSSNFNQETVTDIHHWTDTLFSFRTTRDPGFRFQSGQFIMMGLEVNGKPLTRAYSIASSLYEDGLEFFSIKVPNGPLTSKLQHLKKGDQIIVSKKPVGTLLYDNLKPGKHLWLLSTGTGLAPFLSIIRDLEVYERFEKVILVHGVRQVAELAYTDFISNELPQDEFLGEMVKNQLIYYPTVTREPYKNRGRLTDLIRSGQLFKDVGLPEFNHEDDRMMLCGSPEMLAETKQILEERGFTEGSQSEPGEFVIEKAFVEK from the coding sequence ATGAGCAGCAACTTTAATCAGGAAACCGTCACCGATATCCATCACTGGACCGATACGCTGTTTTCATTCCGCACCACCCGTGATCCCGGTTTCCGCTTTCAGAGCGGCCAGTTCATCATGATGGGGCTGGAAGTGAACGGAAAGCCGCTGACCCGCGCCTATTCAATCGCATCGAGCCTTTATGAAGACGGCCTGGAATTCTTCTCGATCAAGGTGCCGAACGGCCCGCTGACCTCAAAACTCCAGCATCTGAAAAAGGGCGATCAGATCATTGTTTCCAAGAAGCCGGTCGGCACGCTGCTTTATGACAATCTGAAGCCCGGCAAGCACCTCTGGCTGCTCTCGACCGGCACCGGCCTTGCTCCGTTCCTGTCGATCATCCGGGATCTGGAAGTCTATGAGCGTTTTGAAAAGGTCATTCTCGTGCATGGCGTGCGCCAGGTGGCCGAGCTTGCCTACACCGATTTCATCTCCAACGAACTGCCGCAGGACGAATTCCTGGGCGAGATGGTGAAAAACCAGCTCATCTATTATCCGACCGTGACGCGCGAGCCCTACAAAAACCGTGGGCGACTGACCGACCTCATCCGTTCGGGCCAGCTTTTCAAGGATGTCGGGCTGCCGGAATTCAACCATGAGGACGACCGCATGATGCTGTGCGGCAGCCCTGAAATGCTGGCGGAAACCAAGCAGATTCTCGAAGAACGCGGCTTTACCGAAGGAAGCCAGAGCGAACCCGGCGAATTCGTTATCGAAAAGGCTTTCGTGGAAAAATAG
- a CDS encoding LrgB family protein, translating into MLPGDPLGNPFVATLFWSAATILLYLAAKRVYRRFPLWWLTPLAVTPLLLMALVIGLDENYRVYFSATHWLVALLGPATVAFAIPIYQQRATIRRYWPVLLAGVLVGSSAAMASAWGLAHLLGLNEAISLSLMPRSMSTPFAMTVSGDIGGRPDLTAIFVVLTGIFGAALGEIMLHWLPVRSALARGALFGMGAHGAGVARAHQIGSEEGSIAGLVMVLVGLVNVLAAPLIAHFL; encoded by the coding sequence ATGCTGCCCGGTGATCCCCTGGGTAATCCCTTTGTGGCGACGCTGTTCTGGTCGGCGGCCACGATCCTTCTCTATCTTGCGGCAAAGCGGGTCTATCGCCGTTTTCCCCTGTGGTGGCTGACGCCGCTTGCAGTAACGCCGCTGCTTCTCATGGCTCTGGTCATCGGCCTTGACGAAAATTATCGCGTCTATTTCAGCGCAACGCACTGGCTGGTGGCGCTGCTTGGCCCGGCAACGGTTGCCTTCGCCATTCCCATCTATCAGCAGCGCGCCACCATCCGCCGTTATTGGCCGGTGCTTCTTGCCGGTGTTCTCGTCGGCAGTTCGGCGGCCATGGCTTCGGCCTGGGGGCTGGCGCATCTTCTGGGGCTCAACGAGGCCATCAGCCTCAGCCTGATGCCGCGCTCGATGAGCACGCCTTTCGCCATGACTGTTTCCGGCGATATTGGCGGAAGGCCCGACCTCACGGCCATTTTCGTGGTGCTGACCGGCATATTTGGCGCGGCGCTGGGTGAGATCATGCTGCACTGGCTTCCTGTTCGCTCGGCACTGGCGCGCGGTGCGCTTTTCGGTATGGGCGCGCATGGCGCAGGCGTTGCCAGAGCGCACCAGATCGGCAGTGAGGAAGGCTCCATCGCGGGGCTCGTCATGGTGCTGGTCGGCCTTGTCAACGTGCTTGCCGCACCGCTGATTGCCCACTTCCTCTGA
- a CDS encoding saccharopine dehydrogenase family protein, translating into MKKNVLIIGAGGVAQVVAHKCAQNSDVLGDIHIASRTVEKCRRIIDSVREKKSLKTEVKLEAHALDAMDVEATKALIRKTGVQIVINVGSAFLNMSVLRACIDTGVAYMDTAIHEDPKKICETPPWYGNYEWKHLKECEEKGITAILGIGFDPGVVNAYARLAADDYLDEVKSIDIVDINAGSHGRWFSTNFDPEINFREFTGTVYSWQNGQWQSNKMFEVGQTFDLPVVGPSKAYMTGHDEVHSLSKNYPNADVRFWMGFGDHYINVFTVLKNLGLLSEQPVKTAEGLEVVPLKVVKAVLPDPASLAPDYTGKTCIGDFVKGTKDGKEKEVFIYNVADHKDAYNEVGSQGISYTAGVPPVAAAILIASGEWDVKKMVNVEELNPKSFLHILNQIGLPSRIKDENGDRALDFA; encoded by the coding sequence ATGAAGAAGAACGTTCTCATTATCGGCGCCGGGGGCGTAGCACAGGTTGTGGCGCATAAATGTGCCCAGAACTCTGACGTATTGGGGGATATCCACATTGCGTCCCGCACAGTTGAGAAATGCCGCAGGATTATCGATAGCGTGCGCGAGAAGAAAAGCCTCAAGACCGAGGTGAAGCTTGAAGCGCATGCGCTGGACGCCATGGATGTGGAGGCCACGAAGGCTCTTATCCGCAAGACGGGCGTGCAGATCGTCATCAATGTCGGCTCGGCCTTCCTCAATATGTCGGTTCTTCGCGCCTGTATCGATACGGGCGTAGCCTATATGGATACCGCCATTCACGAAGATCCCAAGAAGATCTGCGAGACGCCGCCATGGTATGGCAATTACGAATGGAAGCACCTGAAGGAATGCGAGGAGAAGGGCATCACCGCCATTCTTGGCATCGGCTTCGATCCGGGTGTGGTCAATGCCTATGCACGTCTGGCTGCCGACGATTATCTCGATGAAGTCAAATCCATCGATATCGTGGACATCAATGCCGGTTCGCATGGCCGCTGGTTCTCGACCAATTTCGACCCGGAAATCAATTTCCGTGAGTTCACCGGCACGGTCTATTCCTGGCAGAACGGCCAGTGGCAGTCGAACAAGATGTTCGAGGTCGGCCAGACGTTCGACCTGCCTGTCGTCGGCCCGAGCAAGGCCTATATGACGGGCCATGATGAAGTGCACTCGCTGTCGAAAAACTATCCGAATGCGGATGTCCGCTTCTGGATGGGCTTTGGCGATCACTATATCAACGTCTTTACGGTGCTGAAGAATCTGGGCCTTCTGTCCGAACAGCCGGTCAAGACGGCCGAAGGTCTGGAAGTGGTTCCGCTTAAAGTCGTCAAGGCTGTGCTGCCCGACCCGGCATCGCTTGCGCCTGACTATACGGGCAAGACCTGCATCGGCGATTTCGTAAAGGGTACGAAGGACGGCAAGGAAAAGGAAGTCTTCATCTATAACGTTGCCGACCATAAGGACGCTTATAACGAAGTGGGTTCGCAGGGTATTTCCTACACCGCCGGTGTTCCGCCGGTTGCGGCAGCAATCCTGATTGCTTCGGGCGAATGGGACGTGAAAAAGATGGTCAATGTGGAAGAGCTGAACCCGAAGTCATTCCTGCACATCCTCAACCAGATCGGCCTGCCATCCCGCATCAAGGATGAGAATGGCGACCGCGCGCTGGACTTCGCGTGA
- the nspC gene encoding carboxynorspermidine decarboxylase: MIQTPYYLIDKTKLKRNMEKIAYVREKSGAKALLALKCFATWSVFDLMSEYMDGTTSSSLNEVRLGHEKFGGETHAYSVAYADHEIDEVISHADKIIFNSIGQLERFADKASGIKRGLRLNPGVSSSSFDLADPARPFSRLGEWDVAKVENVMDRITGFMIHNNCENSDFSLFDRMLSDIEEKFGSLLHRVEWVSLGGGIHFTGEDYPVDAFCARLKSFSEKFGVQVYLEPGEASITRTTTLEVTVLDTLFNGKNLAIVDSSIEAHMLDLLIYREKAKMAPNNGGHSYMVCGKSCLAGDIFGEFTFDKPLAIGDRLSFEDAAGYTMVKKNWFNGVKMPAIAVRELDGTVKLVREFDYADFEGSLS; encoded by the coding sequence ATGATCCAGACGCCCTACTATCTGATCGACAAGACCAAACTGAAGCGCAACATGGAAAAGATCGCCTATGTGCGCGAGAAATCCGGCGCGAAGGCGCTGCTTGCACTGAAGTGCTTTGCCACATGGTCGGTTTTTGATCTGATGAGCGAATATATGGACGGCACCACGTCGTCCTCGCTCAACGAAGTGCGTCTTGGCCATGAGAAATTCGGCGGCGAAACCCATGCCTATAGTGTGGCCTATGCCGATCACGAGATCGATGAGGTTATTTCGCACGCAGACAAGATCATCTTCAATTCCATCGGGCAATTGGAGCGTTTTGCTGACAAGGCGTCGGGCATCAAGCGCGGCTTGCGGCTCAACCCCGGTGTGTCGTCATCGAGCTTCGATCTTGCCGATCCGGCGCGCCCTTTCAGCCGTCTTGGCGAATGGGATGTGGCGAAGGTTGAAAACGTCATGGACCGCATCACCGGCTTCATGATCCATAATAATTGCGAAAATTCCGATTTCAGCCTGTTCGACCGTATGCTGAGCGATATTGAAGAAAAATTCGGCTCGCTTCTCCACCGTGTTGAATGGGTCAGTCTTGGCGGCGGCATTCACTTTACCGGCGAAGATTATCCGGTCGATGCGTTCTGCGCGCGCCTGAAATCTTTCTCGGAAAAGTTTGGCGTGCAGGTCTATCTGGAACCGGGCGAAGCCTCGATCACCCGGACCACGACACTGGAAGTGACGGTTCTCGACACGCTCTTCAACGGCAAAAATCTTGCCATTGTGGACAGTTCCATAGAGGCGCATATGCTTGATCTGCTGATCTATCGTGAAAAGGCGAAAATGGCGCCGAACAATGGCGGGCATAGCTATATGGTCTGCGGCAAATCCTGTCTCGCCGGTGATATTTTCGGCGAGTTCACGTTTGATAAACCGCTCGCTATCGGCGACCGCCTCTCATTTGAAGATGCGGCCGGTTATACTATGGTCAAGAAAAACTGGTTCAATGGCGTGAAAATGCCAGCCATTGCCGTGCGTGAACTGGATGGCACGGTGAAGCTTGTCCGCGAATTTGATTACGCGGATTTTGAGGGTTCGCTCTCCTGA